In Lolium rigidum isolate FL_2022 chromosome 7, APGP_CSIRO_Lrig_0.1, whole genome shotgun sequence, the DNA window atactattcatgctgattttctcttttttgtttctcagtgtccatgtcgattttggatatgaaattttgtgatgatgtagggacatgcttcattagcactcacattttttcgtataattttttggcacgtataaaaatacttttttttgtacggtatcatggtatcatctaaagggtggtatcactagatatgttctcttgCTCGATGCTCAGCTCGAGCTCTGGCACAACACGTTCGGCTTTGTCAAGTCCATGGCGCTCAAGTCCGCCCTGGACCTTGGCATCGCCGACGCCGTTCACCACCACGGCGGCGCGGCCACCCTCTCGCAGATAGTCGCCAAGGCCACGCTCCACCCGTCCAAGATCTCCTCCCTGCGCCGTCTCATGCGCGTGCTCACCGTCTCCGGCGTTTTCGGGACAGAGCACTCTGCTGACGGAGAGGCCGTCTACGCGCTCACTCCGGCGTCCCGTCTCCTCGTCGGCTCGGCGAACATGGTCCCTATCATAAACATGCTGCTCAACCCCATCCTCGTCTCCCCGTTCACCGACCTTGGGACGTGGTTCCAGCACGAGCTGCCGGACCCGGACCTGTTCAAGCTGAAGCACGGCATGACCTTCTGGGAGCTGGCTGACCACGACCCGTCCTACAACACGCTCGTCAACGACGGCATGGTCTCCGACAGCCGCTTCCTCATGGATATCGCCATCAGGGAGTGCGGCGGCGTCTTCCAGGGGATAGGCTCTCTGGTGGACGTCGCCGGCGGGCACGGTGGAGCGGCCCAGGCCATCGCCAGGGCATTCCCGGACGTCAAGTGCAGCGTGCTCGACCTTGAGCACGTCGTCGCCAAGGCTCCCAGTGGTACTGACGTGGAGTACATCGCCGGCGACATGTTTGAGAGCGTTCCACCCGCAGACGTTGTCTTTCTCAAGGTACATGATGTAGTAGTTCGCTCGCTCGTTACttgaactagatgataccccgcgcgttgcagcgggataTTGGCATAAATAAGAGAGCTGCACAATGTGAAAAAATATAACAAATGACAATCTAGAATGTCACTTTTAGGTTGGATGTGCGCAACACATTTAGAGGGGTAAACATTTCATCATGTTAATTAGATCCCATTTATTTATGAAGTGTGTCATGTATCTCGGGCTATTTGAGATCAAAAAAAGGAAACACCACATATTTAATTAGGGGAAAGAGAACTA includes these proteins:
- the LOC124670839 gene encoding O-methyltransferase ZRP4-like yields the protein MAAVAVELRVRLWSRGCAWRRRCEAVAALGGGRGCAWRYVLLLDAQLELWHNTFGFVKSMALKSALDLGIADAVHHHGGAATLSQIVAKATLHPSKISSLRRLMRVLTVSGVFGTEHSADGEAVYALTPASRLLVGSANMVPIINMLLNPILVSPFTDLGTWFQHELPDPDLFKLKHGMTFWELADHDPSYNTLVNDGMVSDSRFLMDIAIRECGGVFQGIGSLVDVAGGHGGAAQAIARAFPDVKCSVLDLEHVVAKAPSGTDVEYIAGDMFESVPPADVVFLKWVMHDWSDGDCIKILKNCKKAIAPKDAGGKVIIVDIVVGAGPQDLKHKETQVMFDLFIMFINGVERDEQEWKKIIFEAGFTNYKITPVLGVRSIIEVYP